In Deltaproteobacteria bacterium, the following proteins share a genomic window:
- a CDS encoding NADH-quinone oxidoreductase subunit J translates to METIVFYVFAALSVAGALLVITHRNPVSSALSLVLTLFSTAVLFVLLLAHFVAAIQILVYAGAIMVLFLFTVMFLNLSPEALKFDSKNMAFKGSLLLAVLVFVGYFASLGFRRVFSEKDLSSSVSEGFGTVEGVGKVLFTDYLLPFELTSVLIVAAIIGVVAIAKRRES, encoded by the coding sequence TTGGAAACAATCGTATTTTATGTATTTGCCGCCCTTTCGGTAGCGGGCGCGCTTCTCGTAATAACTCATAGAAATCCCGTCTCGAGCGCACTCTCCCTGGTTCTGACTCTGTTCTCTACAGCGGTACTTTTTGTGCTCCTCCTCGCTCATTTCGTAGCGGCAATACAGATACTGGTCTATGCCGGGGCAATAATGGTCTTATTCCTCTTTACCGTTATGTTTCTGAACCTTAGCCCGGAGGCGTTAAAATTCGATTCAAAGAACATGGCTTTCAAGGGTAGCTTGCTGTTGGCGGTCCTAGTTTTCGTCGGTTATTTCGCGAGTTTGGGGTTTCGGAGGGTTTTCTCGGAGAAAGATTTGAGCTCATCCGTCTCGGAGGGCTTCGGCACTGTCGAAGGTGTGGGCAAAGTGCTGTTCACGGATTACCTGCTTCCCTTTGAGCTTACATCGGTGTTAATCGTAGCCGCCATAATCGGCGTTGTCGCCATTGCCAAGAGGAGGGAAAGCTGA
- a CDS encoding RNA polymerase sigma factor RpoD/SigA, which translates to MLKKPEYVSVFNDYSSNQAEALTDDFEGDELEEPENYLEEDHSVSGSRVSSGNSDNDRESINHDLRLVNAYFQEVSTEPLLAPHEEAHVAAKIKCCEQKATEIHKKIEKIIGKKIAAGDESIRLETNKYLGKNIGEFSAAEKTEFFENGARITLLTKLHDAYVNKAFQLRNRFIKANLRLVASMAKRLVRRGVPFLDLIQEGNLGLIKAVERFDHTKGYRFSTYACWWINQSMTRGIFNQTRTVKMPAYLLEKAGKVRHIQQVLTKENEREPIAEEIAEKAQMSVENVKRILESASNKVVRLDTPVWNGEKTTYLDFIEDSSSLDVDSLIAEISIPANINDALLMLSVREREVVKMRFGIGYQSAYTLDEIGKKFHLTRERIRQIEKKALDRIRRSKSAPVLKSLMDVYN; encoded by the coding sequence ATGTTGAAAAAGCCTGAATATGTCAGCGTATTCAATGATTACAGCTCTAATCAAGCGGAAGCACTTACAGATGACTTTGAGGGGGATGAATTGGAAGAGCCCGAAAACTATCTTGAAGAGGACCATTCTGTATCCGGCTCCCGCGTGAGTTCCGGTAATTCGGATAATGATAGAGAATCGATAAACCATGATTTAAGGCTCGTAAATGCCTATTTCCAGGAGGTCAGCACTGAGCCTCTCCTGGCGCCTCATGAGGAAGCTCACGTGGCGGCTAAAATTAAATGCTGCGAGCAAAAAGCGACTGAAATTCATAAGAAAATTGAAAAGATAATCGGCAAAAAAATCGCCGCCGGCGATGAATCTATCCGGTTGGAAACGAATAAATATCTGGGAAAAAATATCGGAGAGTTTTCAGCCGCGGAGAAAACTGAGTTTTTTGAAAACGGCGCGAGGATCACTCTATTAACAAAGCTCCATGATGCCTACGTTAATAAGGCTTTTCAGCTCAGAAACAGATTTATCAAGGCAAACCTCAGGCTCGTGGCGAGCATGGCCAAGAGGCTTGTCAGGAGAGGGGTTCCTTTTCTCGATTTGATTCAGGAAGGAAATCTGGGTCTGATAAAAGCGGTTGAGAGATTTGACCATACAAAGGGTTATAGATTTTCAACATATGCCTGCTGGTGGATAAATCAGTCAATGACCAGGGGTATATTCAATCAAACCAGAACCGTAAAGATGCCCGCATACCTTCTTGAGAAAGCGGGTAAGGTTAGACATATCCAACAGGTTCTCACAAAAGAAAATGAACGGGAGCCTATCGCCGAAGAGATTGCCGAGAAGGCGCAAATGAGTGTCGAAAATGTTAAGCGGATTCTGGAATCCGCATCCAATAAGGTTGTCAGGCTTGACACCCCGGTATGGAATGGCGAGAAGACGACGTACCTTGATTTTATAGAAGATTCGAGCTCTCTCGACGTCGATAGCCTGATAGCTGAAATTTCGATTCCGGCAAACATTAACGACGCGCTGCTCATGCTTTCTGTAAGGGAGAGGGAAGTTGTTAAAATGAGATTCGGAATAGGGTACCAGTCCGCCTACACACTGGATGAAATCGGGAAAAAATTCCATTTGACGAGGGAAAGGATAAGGCAGATTGAAAAAAAAGCGCTTGACAGGATAAGAAGGTCGAAGTCGGCGCCCGTCCTTAAAAGTCTCATGGATGTATATAACTGA
- the nth gene encoding endonuclease III codes for MKADDINKVIGKLKKEVPKWNVPAVTLEAESSMDPFRVLISTVLSLRTKDETTAGASRRLFKLADNPRDMLELSEEEIIKAIYPVGFYRTKAKNIRLICADLIRNYDSKVPDNLDELLKLKGVGRKTANLVLTLGYNKYGICVDTHVHRISNRLGYIETRTPLDTEMALRKKLPREHWIDYNSLLVAFGQHVCRPVSPLCSSCPVESYCDRVGVVRNR; via the coding sequence ATGAAAGCGGATGACATAAATAAAGTAATAGGGAAATTGAAAAAGGAGGTTCCGAAGTGGAATGTGCCGGCTGTAACTCTTGAAGCGGAGAGTTCCATGGATCCCTTTCGCGTTTTGATTTCTACGGTGTTGAGTCTCAGGACAAAGGATGAGACAACAGCGGGGGCGTCGAGAAGGTTATTCAAATTAGCGGACAATCCCCGCGATATGCTTGAGCTGAGCGAGGAGGAAATTATCAAGGCGATTTACCCTGTGGGGTTTTACAGGACAAAGGCAAAAAATATCCGTCTTATCTGCGCGGACCTTATCAGGAATTATGACTCTAAAGTGCCGGATAATCTCGATGAGCTTCTCAAGCTCAAGGGCGTGGGAAGAAAGACCGCAAACCTGGTGCTGACGTTGGGTTATAATAAATACGGCATATGTGTTGATACCCATGTCCACAGAATCTCGAACAGACTCGGATATATTGAAACCAGAACGCCGCTTGATACCGAGATGGCGCTCAGAAAAAAACTTCCGAGAGAACACTGGATAGATTACAACAGCTTGCTGGTCGCTTTCGGCCAGCATGTTTGCCGTCCCGTCTCTCCCCTATGCAGCTCATGTCCTGTCGAAAGTTATTGTGACAGGGTAGGAGTAGTCAGAAACCGGTAA